In Chitinophaga sp. HK235, a single window of DNA contains:
- a CDS encoding GMC oxidoreductase, with amino-acid sequence MNLNIKAQEQNTYDAIVIGSGVSGGWAAKELTEKGLKVLMLDRGKQLEHVKDYDTATKDPWEFKHRGRLTVDQRETHPKLSRDYPYSEHNEKFWINDSQSPYNEVKRFDWYRPDIVGGKSIMWGRQSYRWSDLDFEANLKDGIAVDWPIRYKEIAPWYDYVEKFAGISGTREGLPQLPDGQFMPAMEMNCVEKDVKKAVEGKFKGRIITMGRVANITQPLPGRSSCQFRNLCSRGCPFGAYFSTQSSTLPAAMATGNLTLRPDSIVNSVIYDEKQGKATGVRVIDKHTKEMVEYYAKIIFINGSTLGSTFVMLNSTSSRFPNGLGNDSGVLGKYLMDHHFRTGASGTAEGYDDKYFFGRRANGIYVPRYQNIGNDKRDYLRGFGYQGGAGRGGWSRGIAEMGVGKDFKEMLTEPGKWSMGLGGFGECLPYEDNMVTLDKSVKDAWGQPVLKFDCEFKENEKKMRVDMMNDAAEMLEAAGLKNVKTYDNGSFPGMAIHEMGTARMGRDPKTSVLNGFNQMHAVKNVFVTDGSCMTSAACVNPSLTYMALTARAADYAVKELKKGNI; translated from the coding sequence ATGAACTTAAACATAAAGGCACAGGAGCAGAATACCTACGATGCAATCGTTATTGGCTCCGGTGTAAGCGGTGGCTGGGCTGCCAAAGAACTGACCGAAAAAGGTCTGAAAGTGTTGATGCTGGATCGTGGTAAACAGCTGGAACACGTGAAAGACTACGACACGGCGACCAAAGATCCCTGGGAATTCAAACACCGCGGCCGCCTGACAGTAGACCAGCGCGAAACCCATCCCAAACTGAGCCGCGACTACCCTTATAGTGAACACAACGAAAAATTCTGGATCAACGATTCACAAAGTCCATACAACGAAGTAAAAAGATTCGACTGGTACCGCCCCGATATCGTAGGCGGTAAATCCATTATGTGGGGCCGTCAGTCTTATCGCTGGAGCGATCTGGATTTCGAAGCCAACCTGAAAGATGGTATCGCTGTAGACTGGCCTATCCGTTATAAAGAAATTGCTCCCTGGTACGACTATGTAGAGAAATTTGCTGGTATCAGCGGTACCCGTGAAGGACTGCCACAGCTGCCTGATGGCCAGTTCATGCCTGCCATGGAAATGAACTGTGTGGAGAAAGACGTGAAAAAAGCCGTAGAAGGCAAGTTTAAAGGTCGCATCATCACTATGGGCCGCGTGGCTAACATTACGCAGCCATTGCCTGGCCGAAGCAGCTGCCAGTTCCGTAACCTGTGCAGCCGCGGATGTCCGTTTGGCGCTTACTTCAGCACCCAGTCTTCTACTTTGCCGGCTGCCATGGCTACCGGTAATCTTACCCTGCGTCCGGATTCCATCGTGAACTCCGTGATCTATGACGAGAAACAGGGCAAAGCCACCGGTGTGCGTGTGATCGACAAACATACCAAGGAAATGGTGGAATACTACGCTAAAATCATCTTCATCAATGGTTCTACCCTTGGTTCTACCTTCGTTATGCTCAACTCTACCTCTTCCCGTTTCCCGAATGGTTTGGGCAACGATAGCGGTGTGCTGGGCAAATACCTGATGGATCACCACTTCCGTACCGGTGCCTCTGGTACTGCAGAAGGGTATGATGATAAATATTTCTTCGGACGCCGTGCCAACGGTATCTACGTTCCCCGCTATCAGAATATCGGTAACGATAAACGTGATTACTTACGTGGCTTCGGTTACCAGGGTGGCGCAGGCCGTGGCGGATGGAGCCGTGGCATCGCCGAAATGGGTGTGGGTAAAGACTTCAAGGAAATGCTGACGGAACCAGGCAAATGGAGCATGGGACTGGGTGGCTTCGGAGAATGCCTGCCTTATGAAGACAACATGGTAACCCTCGATAAATCTGTTAAAGACGCCTGGGGCCAGCCAGTACTGAAATTCGACTGCGAGTTCAAAGAGAATGAAAAGAAAATGCGGGTAGACATGATGAACGATGCTGCCGAAATGCTGGAAGCTGCAGGCCTTAAAAATGTGAAAACATATGATAACGGTTCCTTCCCCGGTATGGCCATTCACGAAATGGGTACTGCACGTATGGGCCGTGATCCTAAAACGTCTGTGCTCAATGGCTTTAACCAGATGCACGCCGTGAAAAATGTATTCGTAACAGATGGTTCCTGCATGACTTCTGCTGCCTGCGTAAATCCTTCTCTCACTTACATGGCGCTCACCGCCCGTGCTGCTGATTATGCCGTGAAAGAACTGAAAAAAGGAAATATTTAA
- a CDS encoding GMC oxidoreductase: protein MNLNIKADQQNTYDAIVVGSGISGGWAAKELTEKGLKTLVLERGRNVEHIKDYTTATMDPWEFKHHLNTSNEMRENHPIQSRCYAFDEATQQFWVNDKENPYNEVKPFNWLRGYHVGGRSLMWGRQVYRWSDLDFEANAKDGHGVDWPIRYRDIAPWYAYVEKYIGVSGQAEGLPQLPDGVFLPPMEMNCLEKHVAARIKERYNDRIMTIGRAAHLTKGLNGRGPCQYRSMCARGCPFTGYFSSNGVTLPAAAATGNLTLRPDSIVLEVLYDKDKSKATGVRVMDSHTLQTVEYYANIIFLNASTLGTSWIMLNSVSDRFPNGFGNDSGQLGHNLMDHHFGVGAGGEFDGFEDQYYSSGRRPNGIYIPRFRNVNDQTKQKDYVRGFGYQGGAGRDRGESFDGIGVALKEAQTGLGKWGMGIGSWGEHLPYFENKVSLNKEKKDKYGLATLDIDCEFKENEKAMRKDMQESAKEMLEAAGLKNVHGYDAAPPPGHCIHEMGTARMGKDPKTSVLNGFNQVHAAKNVFISDGSCMASSSCVNPSITYMALTARACDHAVSELKKGNI from the coding sequence ATGAATCTTAATATAAAAGCTGATCAACAAAATACATACGATGCTATCGTAGTTGGCTCCGGCATTAGCGGTGGCTGGGCTGCCAAAGAGCTGACCGAAAAAGGATTAAAGACACTGGTGTTGGAAAGAGGTCGCAACGTGGAGCATATCAAAGACTATACTACTGCTACCATGGACCCCTGGGAATTTAAACATCATCTGAACACTAGCAACGAAATGCGGGAGAATCACCCGATACAGAGCCGTTGTTATGCTTTTGATGAGGCTACCCAACAGTTCTGGGTAAACGATAAAGAGAACCCTTACAACGAAGTGAAGCCGTTCAACTGGTTGCGTGGTTATCACGTAGGTGGTCGCTCGCTGATGTGGGGCCGCCAGGTGTACCGCTGGAGTGATCTGGATTTTGAAGCCAACGCCAAAGATGGACATGGTGTAGACTGGCCCATCCGCTATAGAGACATTGCTCCCTGGTATGCTTACGTAGAAAAATATATCGGTGTGAGCGGACAGGCCGAAGGTCTGCCACAGTTGCCCGACGGTGTTTTCCTGCCGCCCATGGAAATGAATTGCCTGGAAAAACACGTGGCTGCCCGCATTAAGGAAAGATATAACGATCGTATCATGACGATCGGTCGTGCTGCCCACCTGACCAAAGGACTCAACGGCCGTGGCCCCTGCCAGTATCGTAGCATGTGTGCCCGTGGTTGTCCTTTTACAGGGTATTTCAGCAGCAACGGTGTAACATTGCCTGCTGCCGCTGCTACCGGCAATCTCACCCTGCGCCCTGATTCCATCGTACTCGAAGTGCTGTATGATAAAGATAAAAGCAAAGCAACCGGTGTGAGGGTAATGGATTCCCATACCCTGCAAACAGTGGAATACTATGCCAATATCATCTTCCTGAATGCGTCCACACTGGGCACTTCCTGGATCATGCTGAATTCAGTGTCTGACAGATTCCCCAATGGCTTTGGCAACGACAGCGGCCAGCTGGGTCATAACCTGATGGACCATCACTTTGGTGTGGGTGCCGGGGGTGAATTCGACGGTTTTGAAGACCAGTACTACAGCAGCGGCCGTCGCCCGAATGGTATCTATATTCCGCGCTTCCGTAACGTCAATGACCAAACGAAACAGAAGGATTATGTGCGTGGCTTCGGTTACCAGGGGGGTGCAGGCAGAGACAGAGGTGAAAGTTTCGATGGTATCGGTGTGGCATTGAAGGAAGCACAGACCGGCCTCGGCAAATGGGGCATGGGCATTGGCTCCTGGGGCGAGCACCTGCCATACTTTGAAAACAAGGTATCGCTCAACAAAGAGAAAAAGGATAAGTACGGACTGGCTACGCTCGACATCGATTGTGAATTCAAGGAAAATGAAAAGGCGATGCGTAAGGATATGCAGGAGAGCGCGAAAGAAATGCTGGAAGCTGCCGGATTGAAAAACGTTCATGGGTATGATGCTGCTCCGCCTCCGGGACATTGTATTCATGAGATGGGTACTGCACGTATGGGTAAAGACCCCAAAACATCTGTACTCAATGGTTTCAACCAGGTGCATGCTGCCAAAAACGTGTTTATTTCCGATGGTTCCTGTATGGCTTCTTCTTCCTGTGTAAATCCGTCTATTACCTACATGGCATTAACAGCCAGAGCATGTGATCATGCGGTAAGTGAACTGAAGAAAGGAAATATTTAA
- a CDS encoding beta-galactosidase encodes MKKIILSLALSCWMGHAVQAQQKHSFALSQSDFMLDGKPFQMISGEMHPARIPHE; translated from the coding sequence ATGAAAAAAATAATACTTAGCCTGGCATTGTCCTGTTGGATGGGGCATGCTGTTCAGGCACAACAAAAACATTCCTTTGCGCTCAGTCAGTCTGACTTTATGCTGGACGGTAAACCGTTTCAGATGATCAGTGGTGAGATGCACCCGGCGCGTATCCCGCATGAATAG
- a CDS encoding beta-galactosidase, which produces MQMAKAMGCNTIAAYVFWNYQEPVKGQFDFSNGNHNIAEFIRIAQQEGMWVILRPGPYVCAEWEFGGLPPYLLQTPDIKVRCMDPRYMEAVTRYVQHLAAEVKSLLVTNGGPVVMMQIENEYGSYGNDKNYLNAVKDLWVKNGIDIPFYTADGPTAYMLEAGTVAGAAIGLDSGGSEADFAAAKKQNPNVPAFSSESYPGWLTHWGEQWQRPGAEGIVKEVKFLMDTKRSFNLYVIHGGTNFGYTAGANAGGKGYEPDVTSYDYDAPISEQGRATPKYQALRTLLTSYLPKGKKLPPVPAPAPVISFPEVTLTPFTSIWDHLPKAVHDVQPRPFEAYGQDYGFMVYKTTLIGHKSGKLVIKDLHDYATVFLNGKYVGKIDRRLGEKSVDLPKSDVADPVLEILVEGMGRINFADGIIDRKGITDRVTLNGMTLMNWDVYGVPMAEKDIAELTASGAAGDKPGRFFKGTFTLSKTGDTYIDLSAWKKGVVWVNGHNLGRYWEIGPQHRLYCPAPWLKQGENEIVVFDLHQDKSAAVKGLETLD; this is translated from the coding sequence ATACAGATGGCCAAAGCGATGGGTTGTAATACAATTGCTGCATACGTGTTCTGGAACTACCAGGAACCGGTGAAAGGACAGTTTGATTTCAGCAATGGTAATCACAATATTGCGGAGTTCATCAGAATTGCCCAGCAGGAAGGGATGTGGGTGATATTACGTCCGGGTCCTTATGTATGTGCTGAATGGGAGTTTGGTGGTTTACCGCCTTATCTGTTGCAGACGCCGGACATCAAAGTGAGATGTATGGACCCGCGTTATATGGAAGCGGTGACCCGTTATGTGCAGCACCTGGCTGCTGAAGTGAAATCCTTGCTGGTGACCAACGGAGGCCCGGTGGTGATGATGCAGATAGAGAATGAGTATGGAAGTTATGGTAATGATAAAAACTATCTGAATGCGGTGAAAGACCTGTGGGTAAAGAATGGTATTGATATTCCTTTTTATACGGCAGATGGTCCTACAGCGTATATGCTGGAAGCCGGCACTGTAGCAGGCGCCGCTATAGGCCTGGATTCCGGTGGTTCGGAAGCTGACTTTGCTGCAGCAAAAAAACAAAACCCGAACGTACCTGCTTTCAGTAGTGAGTCTTATCCCGGTTGGTTAACACACTGGGGAGAACAGTGGCAGCGTCCGGGTGCAGAAGGCATCGTAAAGGAAGTGAAGTTTCTGATGGACACCAAACGTTCTTTTAATTTATACGTGATTCATGGCGGTACCAACTTCGGATATACGGCAGGTGCCAACGCTGGCGGTAAAGGCTATGAACCGGATGTGACCAGTTACGATTATGATGCGCCCATCAGTGAGCAGGGCAGGGCCACCCCCAAATATCAGGCACTGCGCACACTGCTGACTTCTTATCTGCCCAAAGGGAAGAAGTTACCGCCTGTTCCTGCGCCAGCACCTGTTATCAGTTTTCCGGAAGTAACGTTAACGCCTTTCACCAGCATATGGGATCATCTGCCGAAGGCGGTGCATGATGTACAACCCAGGCCGTTTGAAGCTTACGGCCAGGACTATGGCTTTATGGTGTACAAGACAACGTTGATAGGTCATAAGAGCGGTAAGCTGGTGATAAAAGATCTGCATGACTATGCTACGGTGTTTTTAAACGGGAAATATGTTGGTAAGATAGACAGAAGGCTGGGAGAGAAGTCGGTAGACCTGCCCAAGAGTGATGTGGCTGATCCGGTACTGGAGATACTGGTGGAAGGAATGGGACGCATCAATTTCGCTGATGGCATCATTGACCGTAAAGGGATTACCGACCGTGTTACGCTGAATGGTATGACACTGATGAACTGGGATGTTTACGGAGTACCGATGGCAGAGAAGGATATTGCTGAACTGACAGCTTCCGGAGCTGCAGGTGATAAGCCAGGCCGTTTTTTTAAAGGGACCTTTACGCTTTCCAAAACCGGCGATACCTATATCGATCTGTCGGCCTGGAAAAAAGGTGTAGTGTGGGTAAACGGGCATAACCTTGGCCGTTACTGGGAGATTGGCCCGCAGCATCGTTTGTATTGTCCTGCGCCTTGGTTGAAGCAGGGAGAAAATGAAATTGTTGTATTTGATTTGCATCAGGATAAATCCGCTGCTGTAAAGGGTTTGGAGACTTTGGACTGA
- a CDS encoding CBS domain-containing protein, protein MGKVRNILQAKGRAVYSIRPDNTVFEALQMLVDRNVGALTVVDENDRFLGIFSERDYARRVILKGRASKETLIREIMTERPITVTEDDSIEDCMVKMTDKRIRHLPVTDEQGKLIGLISIGDVVKYIIDDQRHIITSLECYITGTHT, encoded by the coding sequence ATGGGAAAAGTACGTAACATCCTGCAGGCTAAGGGTCGTGCCGTTTACTCTATCCGCCCGGATAATACCGTTTTTGAAGCGCTGCAGATGCTGGTAGACCGCAACGTAGGGGCGCTCACAGTAGTAGATGAAAATGACAGGTTCCTTGGAATTTTTTCGGAACGAGACTATGCCCGCAGAGTAATTTTAAAAGGTCGTGCCTCCAAAGAAACGCTCATCCGTGAAATTATGACCGAAAGGCCTATTACAGTCACAGAAGATGATTCTATTGAAGACTGTATGGTGAAGATGACAGATAAACGTATCCGTCACCTGCCGGTTACAGATGAGCAGGGCAAATTGATAGGACTCATATCTATCGGTGATGTGGTGAAATATATCATAGACGATCAGCGCCATATCATCACCAGTCTTGAGTGCTATATCAC